A single region of the Amphiura filiformis chromosome 7, Afil_fr2py, whole genome shotgun sequence genome encodes:
- the LOC140156636 gene encoding ornithine transcarbamylase, mitochondrial-like — MFTLIEFISTISNNLTATFLQGIVKQQESKMSALLRLHNTFPSVARGVIRAAPVLTSQTRPNNDVGGPLHVPKATYSIHGNIAGVSDPNWTSMIGRHFLTLRDYNDHEVKQLLWTAADLKTRILTNGEVYQPLVNKSAGLIFEKRSTRTRISSETGFSLLGGHACFLTQDDIHLGVNESLYDTANVLSQFLDVVLARVYKHSDLDTLAEAGSIPIVNGLSEIYHPLQSLADFQTLQEHYGSLSGLTVAWVGDGNNIIHSLMMAAPKLGVHLKIATPKGYEVDSQVMKDTQELAKKHGTEIYTTNDPKDACSKANVIVTDTWISMGQEEEAKQRIKAFEGYRLTMKHAELAAKDWCFLHCLPRHQEEVDEELFYCDRSLVWQEANNRRWTVMAVFLSLLRDHKVTTPAPKF, encoded by the exons GGTATCGTCAAACAACAGGAGTCAAAGATGTCTGCCCTACTGCGTCTACATAATACTTTCCCTAGTGTAGCAAGAGGTGTGATTCGTGCAGCCCCAGTGCTGACAAGCCAGACAAGACCTAACAATGATGTTGGAGGACCATTGCATGTTCCCAAGGCAACATATAGTATCCATGGCAACATAGCAGGGGT GTCTGATCCAAACTGGACCTCTATGATTGGCCGTCATTTCCTGACCTTGCGTGATTACAATGACCATGAAGTGAAGCAACTGTTATGGACGGCTGCAGACTTAAAGACTCGTATTCTGACCAATGGAGAGGTTTACCAGCCACTAGTGAATAAGTCAGCTGGTTTGATTTTTGAGAAGAGAAGTACCAGGACTAGGATATCATCAGAAACAG GATTTTCTCTTCTTGGTGGCCATGCTTGCTTTTTAACTCAGGATGACATCCATCTGGGAGTCAATGAAAGTCTCTATGATACTGCTAA TGTGTTGTCACAGTTTCTTGACGTCGTATTAGCCAGAGTATACAAGCATAGCGATTTGGATACACTAGCTGAGGCAGGTTCTATTCCAATTGTTAATGGTCTATCAGAGATCTATCACCCTCTCCAATCATTGGCTGATTTCCAGACATTACAG gagcattATGGGTCATTATCTGGTCTGACGGTAGCGTGGGTTGGTGATGGTAACAACATTATTCATTCCTTAATGATGGCTGCACCAAAACTAGGTGTACATCTTAAAATAGCTACACCAAAG ggATACGAAGTAGATTCACAGGTCATGAAAGATACACAAGAATTAGCCAAGAAG CATGGGACTGAAATATACACAACCAATGATCCTAAAGATGCATGCTCCAAAGCTAATGTCATAGTGACAGACACATGGATCAGTATGGGACAAGAAGAAGAAGCTAAACAGAGAATAAAAGCATTTGAAGGATACCGACTTACAATGAAG CATGCAGAATTAGCTGCCAAAGACTGGTGCTTCCTACACTGTTTACCTCGACATCAGGAAGAAGTAGATGAGGAATTATTTTATTGTGACCGCTCCCTTGTGTGGCAAGAGGCTAACAACAGGAGGTGGACTGTGATG